The genomic segment GACACCAAAGCTTGACATTATCTGGATTTGATGGGTGGAGGTGCACAGACTACACAAAGCCAGGCTCAGGCCGGCCGCCATGGCAGAGACGACCACGCACGAAGCCAGCCATGCCCGAAAGCTTCCTACCACATCAACCCCATAGAGGAGCCAGGCAAAGCCGAAGATGATGCTTGCCTGGACTATTCCTTGCACCAAGAGAAAGACGAACTTTCCGGCAATGAGCTTGGCGTGTCCTCCCGGCGCAATCATCAGACGTTCGATGATGCCTGATTGCCGCTCCTCGACTATGGTTGCAGCTCCCTGCATTGCCGCGAACAACAGGAATACCGCCGCGATTGCACCGGCATAATAGGTTACGGGACCTCCAGCCACTCCAATGCCAGTGGCGGCTTCTCGACTGAACAAAGCCGCAAATGCGAAACCCGATCCTCGTCGCTCCTCAGACTGCGCCCTGAAGGCTTGATCCAGAAACGCTCGTTCCTCTTTAGTGATGGCGCCCGCCGTCTCGACATCGGCCAGGATGCGCCCCAGAGCCACATCGGGAAGATGCTCGTTGATCGCCTTCTGCACATGGCCGATCACGATTGGAACTGCCAAAGCGCGAGCTGCGTCTTCGACAACCAGGATCGGTGGCGGCCCCTGGCCGGACTGCGTCTCCAAATCCGACTGGAGTGCAATGCCGACATCCACCATCCCGCCCCGCACGAGATTACGCAGATCCTCGAGAGCACCGTTCGTCTGCGTCATGCGGATGCCTGGCTCGGCCGCCAGAGCAGCCACGAGCCGTTGACTCGATCCTGTTCGGACCATGTCCAGAAGCCCCACATGCAATCGAAGCTCCGCACCGGTGGCGCTGACGAAGATGGTCGCAAAAATGATGAAGACGAGCGGCGGGAGGACGAATGCCATCGCCAGAGCGGCCCGGTCCCGGATGAGAGAAAGATACATCACACGGGCCGCGGCGATCATGGCGCAGAAGGTCCCATTAGTTGCCGAAAGAGGACATCGAGGCCGGGTTCGCGGATACGGATTTCCCGCAAAGGCACCCGGTCTGACTGCAGAAACTCCAGAATTGTCGAAGTGCCGTGGACTTCGTCTGCTAGACCCCTCCAGAGCAACCCGTCGTTGACCCGCTCCAGCCCAAGAGTGCGCAACTCGGTTTGCGCTGGATCATCCACGTCATAGCTGAGCGCGGCCTCAATCTGCTTCTTGGCGCCGATTGCCTGTCGCAACAAATCGGCCGGGCGACCCTCGAGGATGACCTGTCCCGCACGCATAAAGCCAATCCTGTCCGCGAGCCGCTCCGCCTGGTCGAAATCATGGGTGATTAGAAGGACCGTGGCGCCATGATCCCGAAGGTCGGCCAGGACGTGGTGAATGGCGTCTCGCGCCTCAAGATCGATCCCTACTGTTGGCTCGTCGAGAAGCAACAGCCGAGGCCCTCCGATCAACGCAACTGCGATGTTGACACGCCGCCGCAAGCCGCCTGAGAGCGTGGCGGCCACCGTGTCCGCAACCGGGCCAAGACGCGTGACCTCGATAAGGTGACTGATCGCCTCACGGGTCAGTTTCACGTCGAGGAACCGCGAGAAGACTTCAAGGTTCTCCCGAACCGTGAGGCGCAGGAAGATTGCAATGCTTTGAGGCACATGGCCGACCAGACGTAGAACGTTTCTGTTCTGGCGCGGATCCTCCAACGCTGCCCCAAGACCGACCCGGCCGCGCTCCAATGGCAGTTGGCCGCACAATACACGCATAAGAGACGTTTTGCCTACTCCATTCGGTCCTAGAAGAGCATAGATTTCGCCTTGGAACAGGGTCAAAGTCGCGCCATTGAGCACCCGGCGGCCACCAAGACACAGAACCGCATCGTCGATTGTCGCGACCTGACGATCGGGGAGCCTTGATTGCAGCGCTTGCCCATCGCCTTTCAATGTATTTCGAGCCACTGTCATGGCTAGCGCGCTTGCGGGATGACAGTCAGTCTCACGGCAATGCGAAGATCCTGATCGCCAACCTGAATGCTTGCGCCGGCAAAGGTCGGACGACGAAGCCGCCCCGCGTCGTTAGAAAAACCATAAGGCTCAAGCGGGAGCCCGAGCGGTGTTCGATCCAGCCGCCCGTTGCCATTCAGGTCCTGAAAGATAGCAATTGCGTATGTGCCCGGCAGCAGTTCCGGAAACGTGAAGCGTATCGCCGCCATCCGCCCCGGGCTCGTCTGGCCAAACTGGCATGACCGCTCGTCCAGCCCGCCAACACAGAGTCCGGCAAACACGGTTCCGGCTCCTATCTGGATGCCGAACGCATCCACGTGCAATGTCGTAGCTGAAGCGCCGAAATCAGAATACAAAAACAAGGCGACGGTGAACATGACGTGCCTGATCACAGAAGCGCTCCGTTCGATCATAACCTTGTGTTTTGCTGTGCCATCGTTACAGGGCTACGGCTATGGAAGGGAATGATTTCAGTTTGGCTGAACGTGCCACAGCCAAGTGAGATTACAAAGGGTTCTGTTTCGGCTTTAGAACTTTGTCCCACTCAGGCTATGACAGGATAGGGTTGAAAAGGGCTCATAGTGACGGAAAGCAACCCCCCTTGCCTCTCCCGACTAATGATCTTCACGGAAGTCCTGTGACGGAGAGGCCTGCATGCCAAAAGAAGCTGGTGATGAGTTCAGGGCGGCGCTGCAGGCGGCTAAACTCGCAACGGGCCAGGCGATTCAGGTCGGTGACGGTCCGGGTAGCGCATTCACCATAGCTCGCTTGACGAGTGCATTGCAATGCTCCTTGGGATTGAGCCCCAGTGCATAGGCCAGCAGATAGGCGACCGCATAGTCCTGCGGGTGGGCCGCGATGAGGGCGATCGTGATGTGTGACCGATGGGCATTGGGCAGGTCCCAGGCCACCAGCAACAGCGTACCGAACCTTCGGAAATTGCGCAGGGCCAAGATCACGGTAGCGCTCGAGACACTGGTGCAGAAGTGGCGAACATAAAGCTGCCGGGCGTGATGGCCGCGATGCTCGGCACCTCCCACGCTTGCTCAGGCGCCGCAGCACCGGGGTTAGGCCGCGCCGCGCCCAGGTCGTGGGCACCGTTGCAGTAACTTGGGCAGGGCACAACGAACCCACCTGGAAGCCTTCTTCGGGCCGCGAGGCCGAAGAGTTGGTTGATGAGACGGATTTCGCCTGTCGCTCCTGGCTGTTGCAGGATGCAGTGACCCCGACGGACCATTCGCATCACCTCAAAACCCTTCAGGGTCGTAGAGGTGGTCTCCATCCGCTGGAACCCACGGGCTGGCCGGATCATCCGCTTGAGCGCGCTGTGATCCGCCTTGATAATGTTGTTCAAGTACTTTGACGTCCGATGCTCGACATCTTTCGACAGCACCCCTTCATTCTGCAAGCGCCGGATTGCGTTCGGATACGAAGCCAATTTGTCGGTCGTGATGGATGAGGGGGATAGTCGCTCATCGCCCTCAAGGCTTTGCGCAGGAAGCGATACGCCGCTCCAGTATCACGCCGATTGAACAGCATGGAGTCGATCAGCTGACCGTGTTTATCGACCGCTCGAAACAAGTACCGCCTGCGTCCGCCCACTCGGACATAGGTCTCATCCACGCGCCATGAGCCTGAGCGATGTCCCTGGTATGGTCGCACCCGCTTCTCGATCTCCGGGGCATAGCGCTGGACCCAACGAAAGATCGTGCTTGGATTGATGCTGACACCGCGCTCGGACATCATTTCAGCCAGATCGCGATAGCTGATCCCGTACTTGCAGTGCCAGCGCACGCACAGCAAGATGATCACGACCGGAAAGCGGCACTTGAACAGAGACAACAGGATGGCTCCTCGATTAGCCATCCCTCGCTACACTGCCAAGGTTAATGCAACGGTGTCATCCTGCTCGGGGTCGTCTTCCTTGCAAGGCTTCACGTACTCTCATGAATCGCCATGCCTGATGAACGATCCCCGATCCCTGATGACGACATCGAGGCCGAGGCGCGCGCCATGCTGCGCGAAACAATCGAACGCTCGGATTGGTATCCAACTCTGCGCAGGGAAGAACGCGAGCTGCTCATTCAGCGGGATGTGGACCGACACTGGCACCTGACGATCGACGAGGCTCGGAGGCGGCTGTTGCAGGGCATTCGGCAAAGCCGGGGCGGTTGAGGGTAGGGCAGAACGCAACAAGATTCGTGGAAGCAGGAAGGAGCTAGGGCCATGGCTGAGGATCGAGCGGATGAGTACCGCCGCAAGGCGGAGGAATGTCGGCAGCAGGCGGCGAAAACCAACCATGAGGCCGATAAAGCCACTTGGCTCAGGATGGCTGAGGACTGGCTGCGGCTAGCAGCTTCCGTAGATCATGCGAGGGACAACGCGCAGAAGCCGACAAATTCAAAATGAGGCGTTGATGGCGATCTACTGGATGAAGACCGCCGATGTGTATCCGGATGGCAGATGGCACGACCAAGCCTTCATTGCCCTCGATCCGGACATGCGGTTTCCCCGCTTTAACCCAACTGGAGGCGACGAGATCATCGGCACCGTCGCCCTGGTCGAGGGCGGACCCGATTCCGGTCGTTGGCGATGGTCCATGACGGTATCGCTTCCCGGCCCGGCCTATCGCTTGCCGGCTAACGGGACCGAGACGGACAGGAGCACGGCAACCGCGCGCATGATCGAGACATACCGGCATTACCTGTCGACGCGTTTGGAGCCGTACCCGCGCCGTGTCTGACGATCTCCGGTCTCCCATCAAGCACCATCTCGTGCTGCACCGGATCGATCGGAGGACGGCATTGGTCGATTCTACTCGCTCTGATCGAGCGCGACCGAGATCGGGTGGTCTGCCATGGGCTTGTGTAACACGACTAATACTGGATAGGAGTTACACCCAGGGCAGGGATACGGCAGGCGATAGGATACGATCGGGTTTCAACCGGTCGGCAGGGGCGCGCAGCGGGCGGGAGCAGGGTGGTGAATACGAATGCAGTCTTTGTTTGCTCTATTCTTGTGACGTCATCAGCATTCGCTCAGCCGACGGAGCAGACCGTTGCGATTGGTCCTTGGGAAATCGCGACAACCTACAAGGCTGGAAAGTTCGATAGCTGCTCAATGTCGAGAACGGCGGACGATCTCGCGGTAAGCTTTGTGCGTGCCGAAAGCGGCTTGCTGCTGCTGCTCGACTCGTCCAAGTGGAAGCTTGAGCGTGGCAGTGCCTATCCAGTTCGCTTGGCGGCGGCCGGTCAATCCGTGGAAGCCAAAGCGCTGGCGGAAACGACCGGCGTCACAATCGCCCTCGCGGAGAGTTCGTTTAATGCCAAGCTCCGAACAGCGGATGCCCTGGAGGTGCAGGCAGAGGGCGCGGCACTTCGCGTGCCATTGGACAAGAGCGCGCTAGCGCTTGAGCGACTTGAGATGTGCTTCGACAAAAATTCGCGGGAGGGGCCGGAGACTAATCCGTTCGTCGCTCCAAGTCGGAGGCCCTAAGCGGGCAGCCCGAGAGACCCAGGCTCTGATCGACCTGAGCGGCTCGCGCGTGCTCTGAGAGAAATCGGTGCCGATCTGAACGAGGGGCGGCGTGTCCACTAGGTCTGGGGCGTCCGACGGGAATTAGCCCTGAGAACGACAGTTCTCAGGGGCAACCAAATGGGGATTATCAGAGGTTACGCGCGGGCCATAGGCCCAAAACGTTAGAGATCTCTCGCCTCCGTTCGGTATCACTCGCTATCGCCGAAAAGAGAGCTTATCCTAGGCCTCTCTTGCTCATCAGGGTTACGAGGAGGCGAGCATAACCCCACGCATCGTCGATGACCGGGTGCGTGTGTTCGTGATTTCCCAGCCAATCAACAGGGTAGCGATCAACGTCGCACGTTCCGACGTGTCGCTCACTTCAACCGGGGCAGGTTTCCTGGCCCGGCCGCCCGCCGCCAGCAACTCGTCGAAGCGGTCGACTTCCGAATGCAGCACTAGGACTACACCCGTGGTGGCGGAGAGACGCCGGGCTGATGGCGTAAACCCGCTGCTCGTGATCACCGCGGCGTATTCGGCCGAGTAGTGGGTCATGGCCGCGTAGGCCTCCTGGACCGCCTTGTTGCCGACAGCGCTTTGGTAAAGCTTGTACCGGATCACAGCCCGTTGCCCGCCCCTTTCGGCGAGCACGTTGGCGCCTTGGGCGGGGGATCAATAGCTCTGAGCTTCAATGGGGCCGATGCAGTTTCATGTCATCTGTTGCCCCAGTCAATGATGGCCAGGCCGCCTGCGGGAAACTCCACAACGTTGTGTCCGCCGCAGTCACCATCCCATTGTTCCCGGCGCGCCCTTGAAGGGTCCGACGACCCATGAAGTGATCCAGCCGCCATAGAAGTCGCCTGGTTGTCCAAGGACCAACTCATCGCCAACCTTCGCCTCGTCAACGCGTGAGGCGTAGAACGCAAGATATCCCGCGATCGAGCGAAAGGCGGATGTCGGGTTCTCGTAGAGCCATCCCGCTCGCTTTGATCGCCGGCTCCTCGTGACGATCGTCACATACGAAGCCTCGCCCTTGAACTCGCAAAAAGAGCGGTCCGGTGTTGGCACAAGCAGATCCAATCGGACATCGTCGGGCGGGAGGTAGTAGACTGGCGGATGGCTGGTCTCAAGCACGCGACGCGCGCGGGTCGTGTCGGCAATCATCACGCCGGCAAAGCGCACGCTGATCCGCTCCGTCACCGTCTCAACCTTGGGCGGTCGCGGATAGTCCCAGATCGACTCCCGTTTCGGTGTCAGCGGCACATAATGCTCCTACTCGTCGAGTGAGAGACGCCGGGATCGCTATCTCTGGTCTAAGCAGCGGATTTATGGTCGTGCCGGGAACGAACCGCCTGGAAAGAAGTTCCCACTCCGTGCCGCGACCTATCCCGTGAAGGAAGAGCCTGCTATGGCAAAAACCTTGAAGAGTGGTGACAAAGTATCCTGGGACTCGTCGGGTGGGCACAGCGTCGGCACAGTGGTGAAAAAGCAAACTAGCCCGACACAGATCAAAGGCCACAAGGTTGCGGCGTCCAAAGATAATCCGCAGTACATCGTCAAAAGCGACAAGTCCGGCAAAGTCGCCGCGCACAAACCTCGCGAACTCAAGAAGGCATAGACCCCAGACGAGAAGAATACTAGCGGAGCAAGGTCGACATAGCTCTACCACTCGGTCTCTGTCGGTGCTGCGGCACAGCAGGCATGTCCTCGCTCGGCTGTTTCTGCTTGGGAGCATTATGATGGATTCCATAACCCCTGCCAAGGCTGAACACGATCCGCTAGCCCGCTATCGCTGGACAGCGCGCGTGTTGGTCGTGCTTGCGGCTGATCCGGAGAGTCCGGACTTGGCCGAGCAGAAGCGTCAAATCGAAAGCCTGAAGGACGGCGCAGCTGAACGTGAGCTCGTAGTGGTCCAACCACCTGCGGGTTCGGCGGAGGCGACGGCGTTGCGAACGTGGCTCGGCCTTAGCAGCGAGCCGTTCCAGGCGGTGCTGGTGGGTAAAGATGGGGGTGTGAAGCTGCGCGCTGCCAAGCCAATCATGGCGCCAGAGCTGGTGGCTACCATCGATGCTATGCCGATGCGGCAGGACGAAATGCGCCGGCGCACCCGCTCGCCATAGGCGCGGAGCCCGGCATGGCCCTCATCAGCTTGGACCTTAAATGAGCATTCATCCCACGCTTATCCGCGTTCTGAAGGACGCCGAGCCGCGCTCCGGTGCGCGCTATGTGCTGTACTGGATGCAGCAATCCCAGCGCGCCCGCTTTAACCCGGCCTTGGAATACGCTGTCGACGAGGCGAATGCGCGCGATCTACCGGTTCTGGTCTGCTTTGGCCTCATGGACTGCTACCCTGAGGCTAACGCTCGTCACTACACCTTCATGCTGGAAGGACTGGCCGAGGTCGCGCGAGCGCTAGCCGAGCGGGGCATCGCCTTCATGATCAGCCGCGGGTCGCCGGATCAGGTGGGGCTCGGCTTTGCTCAGGACGCCGCGTTGATCGTATGTGATCGCGGCTACCTCAAGCCTCAAAGGGCGTGGCGCGCCAGCGTCGCCCGGCAGACAACCTGCCGTGTTGTTCAGGTCGAGGGTGACGTGCTTGTGCCGGTTGAGATCGCCTCGCCCAAGCACGAGGTTGGCGCCCGCACGCTGCGCCCCAAGCTGTATCGCGTATGGGACGCCTACATCGTCCCGCTCGAGCCTCGGCCGGTGCGCCGCCCAGCCCTCAAACTCGCTACGACGAGCCACTTTGATCTCAGAGACGTGCCCGCCCTAGTGCGCTCGCTCAAGGTCGACCAGACCGTCGCCCCCGTGCACCGCTTTCAGGGCGGAACGGACCAGGCCTGGGCGCGGCTCGGGCACTTCTTAGACGAGCCCTTCGCTCGCTACGCCAAGAACCGCAGCGTGCCAGAGGCCGGGGCGGCGTCGCACATGAGCCCGTACCTGCACTTTGGGCAGATCTCGCCTGTCGAGATCGCACTCGCGATCCGCGAGGCCAGGACCGGCGATGACGAGAGCCGGTCGGCTTACCTCGAAGAGCTGATTGTCCGGCGGGAACTCGCCATGAACCACGTGTTCTATGACGAGCGCTACGACGCTTACGAGACTGTGCCGGAATGGGCGCGCAAAACGCTTGACAGCCGGCGCACCGACCAGCGGCCCTATCTCTACACGCGCGAGCAGCTTGAGGGGGGCGAAACCCACGACCGCTACTGGAATGCGGCCACGCTGGAGATGCGCGCGACAGGTTACATGCATAACCACATGCGCATGTACTGGGGCAAGAAGATCCTGGAGTGGTCGCCCTCGCCTGAAGAGGCATTTGAGACGACGCTGCGGCTCAACAACCGTTACTTTCTGGACGGGCGAGACGCGAACTCGTTCACCAACGTAGCCTGGGTGTTTGGGCTTCATGACCGGCCCTGGGGACCCCGCAACGTGTTCGGCAATGTGCGCTCCATGGGCCAGAACACGTTCAAAAAGTTTGATGCCGACGCCTATGTTCGAACAGTTGAGACTCTGGCCCTTGAGGAGGCGGGAGAAAGGAGAGACCTCAGACGCGAGTAGCGGGCTGTAGGTGCGATTCAGTTGTTCCCCTGACCACGAATGCTTTAGCTTAACTACGATCTAAATGACGTCACTACCTGATCGGACGGGGCTTTTGGACGAGGCGCATTGTGAACGTCCTGCATGTGTGGCCGCATCCCTCGATCGATGATCAACACCTCCACTTTGGCACACCAAGATCCTATGAGAGTGATGGCGGCCTCCCTTGATAGGATGAGGCTGTCGCAAACCAGTGCTGGAGACACCTCATGTCTGTCATGGCTGATCACCCTCTTACAACTGACACCGCCGCTCACTCGGACCAAGTCGCGCTCGTGCTCTCACTCGAGTTGAGCCAATCGAAGTGGCTGGTGACCTCGCTGGTGCTGGGCAGTGACAAGATATCCAAGCACACGCTCAAAGGTGGAGACGGGCCGGCGCTACTCGCGCTTCTTGCGCAGTTGCAGGCCAGAGCCGTAAAGCGGGTAAGCCAACCTGTCCCGATGATCGCCATTCATGAAGCGGGGCTCGACGGGTTTTCAGTGCACCAGCTCCTCACAGCCAATGGCGTGGAGAGCCATGTGGTTGATCCCGCTTCTATTGCCATGCCCCGACGTAAGCGCCGTGCTAAGACGGATCGGATCGATGGCGAGGGTTCCGTCGCAAACGTTTTGTTTCATAGTTGCAGCTACGGTGGCTGCAGTCACAGCAGCGGAGACAGGGATGTTCAAGGGTAGGCATTTTGATCGTTCGGTAATCCTGCTCTGCATCCGGTGGTATTTGGCTTACAATCTCAGCCTCCGAAACTTGGAGGAGATGATGGCTGAGCGTGGCATCTCAGTCGATCACGCGACCATTCACCGATGGGTTATCCGGTACTCGCCCGAACTGCTGAAGCGCTTTAATGCTCGCAAGAGGGTCGTCACCAGCAAGTGGCACATCGACGAAACTTACATCAAGGTCAGAAGTCGCTGGATGTACCTTTACCGGGCGATTGACAGCAACGGCGACACGGTTGAGTTCTGGTTCAGCGAACGGCGTAACCTCACGGTTGCCGATCGGTTCCTGCGCAAGGCGCTCAAGCGGCACGGCCGGCCCGAGAGGATCGTCATCGACGGCAGCCAGACCAACCGGGAAGCCATCCTGTCGTGTGATGCCGAGAGCCGTCTGCCGGATCGGTCAAGACGCAGGCTCAAGCCGATCAGGATCAGGCAGAGCCGCTACCTGAATAACCGCATCGAGCAGGATCACCGTGTCGTCAAACGCCGCGTGCGTCCGATGCTCGGCTTCAAGTCTGCTGACAGTGCCCGGGTGATCGTAAGTGGCATCGAGTTGATTCACATGATGCGCAAACAGCAGGCGAAATATGTCTGCAGTCAGCAGCTGTCGCTCGCCGAGCAGTTTGACCTGCTCGCCGCATGAGGGCGGCACGATGCACCTGCTGCTTTCTCGTCCCTGTGCCGGATTTGCGACAGAACCCCAGATCGAGGTCGCGATCGGCCAACTCACCGCCAACGGCGCCTGTGACGGCAAACCGACCTACGACGCCGTCATCAAGCACAGCGCCAATGCTATGGTTGTCATTCCGCCGCGCGCCGCCGCCATGGAAAGGCCGGACACCGATCCCTCCAGTCAACGAGATCGTCATGTCGCGACGATCAACACGGGCGGCCGGATGAAATGACAAGCGGTCACCGGTTCATGCGCACGCCCGAAGTCTGTCCGCTCCAGGGTGGATGACACATGGGAAGCGGCATCAAAGACCATGATCCGCAGATCTCTCGATCCATGCACCAATGCCCATGCTCTCCCCTAAGCATCACTACAAACGTGCGCCTCCAGCCTCCAGAGTAGTGAAGACGATATCCTCCATGAGCGGGATGTCTTGCAAGGGATGCTTCTGCATCAGTGCGAAAGCCGCAGCCGTTAACGTTTTCGACTGATCCTTCTTCTTCGCCGATCTGAGGATAATCGCGGTCTGCAGAAAACGCCTCGCCCAGATTTCGCGCCGACCTTCAAGAAAGGCCCAGATTTTGGTTTCAAGCGTCCGTGCCGAGCGGGATCGTCGCATGATGTTGCGCGTCTCTCCGGTGTCTTCAAACCAACTGTCGATCAGTGGCAAAAGCGCATCCAGTGCCTTATCATCATTGAGCATCAGGTCTAGTTTCACTGGTGTGGCATTCTGGACCTCTCGCTGCGGATCAGCATAGTCCAACAGAGCCTGCAAATCTCTTTCCTGTGGACGCAGGCCGTTCAAATCGCAGGCTTCCATCACGTCGATAAAGCCCGGCGCCGGCATGTACCCATTGTCCATCCCATCCGCCAATGCCGCCTCCAGCAACAACTCGGCAGTCATCCGATCGATGCGAATGCTATTTGCTTCCTGGCGAGTGTACGAGACAATGCTATTTGCCTCGCGCTTTGAGCGGCAGCGGATGACAAAAGCATCCTTGATACCATACCCTGTCTTCAAGAGAAGCATTGCGATGAATGTTTGGTTGTTCCGCTTTCCGACAATCGAAATGCTTTGCGCCCCGGCACCATCGGTAACACTGGCCATAATATCGCCGACGATGGGTTCCACCTTGTCATGTCCAAGAGCGTCAAAGAGATCTTTTCGTCGCGCCAGCTTGCCAATGTCATCGACAATTGCCCGAGTGTTGCTGGCTGGCAACCAGCCGCGGATGATTGGCAAATAGAACAGAATCTCCACCTGCAGGCTGGTGCGTTTGAGCTTCGCATGAAGGCCCACAGCCGCAGCCTCCTGTACCAACGACGGCCCCGACAACAGCCAGTACAAGGCGCAGCGCTCGAATATAGGATCGTCCAACGATGCAAGATGATTGACAAAGCCTGCCTGCATCTCCTCCGACATGCCGGCCGTCATCTCGTGCAGGCCGTTGAAAAACTCATACGGGCCACCGCCTTCTGCCTTAATTTCCGCAGCTAAAGTGGCAAGAGTATCATCGAGGTCGGGCACCGGAACTTCGGCAGGCATATCCGCCCCAACAGGATCAATGATCAGTATATCTGGCACCGGCAGGCCGGCACGCCGATACAGAGCGGCGACATTCATGAGGTGAAGCGGTCCACAGGCTCCGGCGGCAATTTGAGCCTCGATGGCTCTCTCGGCATTTTTCAGGAACACCTCGCCGTACGGGCTGTCATTCTCGATACCCATCCTCGCCTCATCGAGCAGCAACCCGAATATATTGACTGCATCCGGGCGACTGTCCTTGGATTGCATGACATGCGTTACGATGGTGGCGGCAACGGCCTCATTAGTAAGCAGCTCCCGCTTCACTCCGGCAAAATAGATTTGGAACTCTATCGATGACAGTTCATGTCGATACAGTTCATCCAGGCTTGATGCAGAAAATTCGACCACTACTGTTCTCCAAAACTAGCCCGGAAAACTCGTGGAGGGCTGGCGGGTGTAACTCAAGTGCGTGAGATAACTTAGGATTTGGGCGTCGAATCCACCCCGCGTCATTTTCGGGAGAACCCGCCCGCCATGAACCACTCTACGCTTTCGTTGCCGAGCCTGTCACCTGTCGGTGGCGAATCCGTTCTGGCTGATGGTGGTGCATAAGTCCGTCCGGAGTGATGCGCTGGCGGGTCTGGATTTTGAGACTGAAGTCCTGTCCGGGGAAGATCCGAGCGCCAGGGCCGAGCTGCTTCATCTGTCACCGTCGTTTCTGGTGCCACGCCTGACCCATGGAGAAATCCGGGTCTGGGACGCACTGGCCATCGCCGCTTACCTGAACGAGATCTCCCCAAAGGTTCACCTTCTTCCCGCGGAGCCGGCGGCCCGGGCATGGTGCTGGTCGATCTCAGGTGAGATGCATGGAGGCTTCATCAACCTGCGCTCTTCGCTGCCGATGAACCTCAAGGTCCGCCGGGCGGACTTCAAGGTCTGGGGCGGAGCCAAGTCCGACATCGAGCGGATCACGGCGATCTGGCGGGAATGCCTGGTGCGCCACGGTGGCCCGTGGCTGTTCGGCACTCGTCCGACCCTCGCGGACGCGATGTACGCGCCAGTCTGCACGCGCTTTGTCACCTATGGTGTTGCGCTCCCGGAGGAAAGCGCATCCTACCGCGATCACGTCATGAACTGGCGGTTGATGGGTGAGTGGATCGAAGGGGCGCTTGCCGAGCCTGAAGAGATTGAGGAGCTCGATATAGAGTTCTGACCATTCTTGCCCAAAGCGGTATTTTCGGATTGACGCTGCAAGGGCTATGAGTTGTGGGAGCAATCGCGGCGTTGTTGCTGGATCTGCCCGGGCACGCATTG from the Microvirga ossetica genome contains:
- a CDS encoding IS6 family transposase, translating into MFKGRHFDRSVILLCIRWYLAYNLSLRNLEEMMAERGISVDHATIHRWVIRYSPELLKRFNARKRVVTSKWHIDETYIKVRSRWMYLYRAIDSNGDTVEFWFSERRNLTVADRFLRKALKRHGRPERIVIDGSQTNREAILSCDAESRLPDRSRRRLKPIRIRQSRYLNNRIEQDHRVVKRRVRPMLGFKSADSARVIVSGIELIHMMRKQQAKYVCSQQLSLAEQFDLLAA
- a CDS encoding ABC transporter permease, whose product is MIAAARVMYLSLIRDRAALAMAFVLPPLVFIIFATIFVSATGAELRLHVGLLDMVRTGSSQRLVAALAAEPGIRMTQTNGALEDLRNLVRGGMVDVGIALQSDLETQSGQGPPPILVVEDAARALAVPIVIGHVQKAINEHLPDVALGRILADVETAGAITKEERAFLDQAFRAQSEERRGSGFAFAALFSREAATGIGVAGGPVTYYAGAIAAVFLLFAAMQGAATIVEERQSGIIERLMIAPGGHAKLIAGKFVFLLVQGIVQASIIFGFAWLLYGVDVVGSFRAWLASCVVVSAMAAGLSLALCSLCTSTHQIQIMSSFGVLLLSAVGGSMVPRFLMPEWLQQIGWFTPNAWAIEAFQDALQPGPVEPDLITAWAVLSAVTLMSLLIALGLMSRDSQK
- a CDS encoding DUF2945 domain-containing protein, with amino-acid sequence MAKTLKSGDKVSWDSSGGHSVGTVVKKQTSPTQIKGHKVAASKDNPQYIVKSDKSGKVAAHKPRELKKA
- a CDS encoding deoxyribodipyrimidine photo-lyase — protein: MSIHPTLIRVLKDAEPRSGARYVLYWMQQSQRARFNPALEYAVDEANARDLPVLVCFGLMDCYPEANARHYTFMLEGLAEVARALAERGIAFMISRGSPDQVGLGFAQDAALIVCDRGYLKPQRAWRASVARQTTCRVVQVEGDVLVPVEIASPKHEVGARTLRPKLYRVWDAYIVPLEPRPVRRPALKLATTSHFDLRDVPALVRSLKVDQTVAPVHRFQGGTDQAWARLGHFLDEPFARYAKNRSVPEAGAASHMSPYLHFGQISPVEIALAIREARTGDDESRSAYLEELIVRRELAMNHVFYDERYDAYETVPEWARKTLDSRRTDQRPYLYTREQLEGGETHDRYWNAATLEMRATGYMHNHMRMYWGKKILEWSPSPEEAFETTLRLNNRYFLDGRDANSFTNVAWVFGLHDRPWGPRNVFGNVRSMGQNTFKKFDADAYVRTVETLALEEAGERRDLRRE
- a CDS encoding ABC transporter ATP-binding protein, with the translated sequence MTVARNTLKGDGQALQSRLPDRQVATIDDAVLCLGGRRVLNGATLTLFQGEIYALLGPNGVGKTSLMRVLCGQLPLERGRVGLGAALEDPRQNRNVLRLVGHVPQSIAIFLRLTVRENLEVFSRFLDVKLTREAISHLIEVTRLGPVADTVAATLSGGLRRRVNIAVALIGGPRLLLLDEPTVGIDLEARDAIHHVLADLRDHGATVLLITHDFDQAERLADRIGFMRAGQVILEGRPADLLRQAIGAKKQIEAALSYDVDDPAQTELRTLGLERVNDGLLWRGLADEVHGTSTILEFLQSDRVPLREIRIREPGLDVLFRQLMGPSAP
- a CDS encoding DUF2141 domain-containing protein, whose protein sequence is MFTVALFLYSDFGASATTLHVDAFGIQIGAGTVFAGLCVGGLDERSCQFGQTSPGRMAAIRFTFPELLPGTYAIAIFQDLNGNGRLDRTPLGLPLEPYGFSNDAGRLRRPTFAGASIQVGDQDLRIAVRLTVIPQAR
- a CDS encoding restriction endonuclease; amino-acid sequence: MLAERGGQRAVIRYKLYQSAVGNKAVQEAYAAMTHYSAEYAAVITSSGFTPSARRLSATTGVVLVLHSEVDRFDELLAAGGRARKPAPVEVSDTSERATLIATLLIGWEITNTRTRSSTMRGVMLASS
- a CDS encoding DUF427 domain-containing protein, encoding MPLTPKRESIWDYPRPPKVETVTERISVRFAGVMIADTTRARRVLETSHPPVYYLPPDDVRLDLLVPTPDRSFCEFKGEASYVTIVTRSRRSKRAGWLYENPTSAFRSIAGYLAFYASRVDEAKVGDELVLGQPGDFYGGWITSWVVGPFKGAPGTMGW
- a CDS encoding DUF4174 domain-containing protein, translating into MMDSITPAKAEHDPLARYRWTARVLVVLAADPESPDLAEQKRQIESLKDGAAERELVVVQPPAGSAEATALRTWLGLSSEPFQAVLVGKDGGVKLRAAKPIMAPELVATIDAMPMRQDEMRRRTRSP